The DNA sequence ATGGCCCGTTTCCATGGCATGGAGATGCCCTTCACTAAGGAGCCCCACTGGTTGTTCGGGACCATGGAGCGGTGAGTCAAATTTGGGAATGGGGCACCTACACTGACCCAACCTCTAGTTGAGTGGACAGGTTTCCCCATATCTGTCATGGACTCATGTTTCCCAGCCAAGTCAGAGGGACAGGAAAACTTGACCTAAAAGTAGGTAGGAGAGTGAATGTATCCTGTTGGGGGGCTTACAGGTACCTCAAGCAGATCCAGGACCTGCCTTCCACTGGCCTCCCCCAGATGAACCTGCTGGAGACGTACAGCCTGAAGGATGAGATGGGCAACCTCAGGTGAAGGCAGACCTGGCATTCAGCAGTGTCCTCCCCAGGCTTTGCTGAGGACTAGAGCCAGGGCTAGCCTTGGAAGGTGGCTGTAGTCACATGGCCTTACAACCTGTGCCCCTCTCCCTCTGCAGGAAGTTGCTAGATGCCACCCCATCCCCAGTGGTCTTCTGCCACAATGACATCCAGGAAGGTATGAGAAAGTGTGAGTCTCCAAGCCCAAACTGAAAGGGGTAGAGTGCCTTGACGTGACCACAACCCCCATACCCCCAGGGAACATCCTACTGCTCTCAGAGCCGGAAAATGACGACAGCCTCATGCTGGTTGACTTTGAGTACAGTAGTTATAACTACAGGTAAGAGTGGAAGGAGAGCCTCCTGTGGGGCCTGTTCCAGCAGGACTCTGCTCAGACAGACCGCGGGGCCTTCATCTCTGCATCCCAGCTGCCCACGGACGAACgtttgctttcttctctcaggGGCTTTGACATTGGGAATCATTTTTGTGAGTGGGTTTATGATTATACCCACGAGGAATGGCCTTTCTACAAAGCAAGGCCCACAGACTACCCCACTAGAGGACAGCAGGTATGTAGCTGGAggttgggaaaagaaaaacatttttatttatttttggtaaaaggaaagaatggCTAGAAAGGGTAATATTCCACAGTCTCCTCAGTCCTGACTCTTGTCCATTGATCTTAGCTCCATTTTATTCGCCATTATCTGGCAGAGGTCCAGAAAGGTCAGATCCGCTCTGAAGAGGAGcagaagaaactggaagaagATTTGCTGATAGAAGTCAGTCGGTGAGAAAAGAGGGGAATGGTGGGAGTgagggaggatggagaaggaaaggaggagggggagcgaGGGAGGAcatagaaggaaagggggaagagggagggaggacatagaaggaaagggggagggagggaggacagaaagaaagggggagggggagtgaggacaaagaaggaaagggagagggggagtgaggacaaagaaggaaagggagagggggagggaggacagagaaggaaagggggaagagggagggaggacttagaaggaaaggggagagggtgggagggaggatttagaaggaaagggggagggagggagggcagaaagaaagggggaggggagtgaggacaaagaaggaaagggagagggggagggaggacagagaaggaaagggagaattgTGGCAGGGTAGAGATGAAAGATGACATCAGAGGCtagcataaaagaaaaagagagctgggcagtggtggcgcacgcctttaatcctagcacttgggatgcagagacagatggatctctgtgagttcaaagccagccttgtctacagagctagtgccaggatagtctccaaagctgcacagagaaaccttgtcgtgaacccccccccaaaaaaaaaaataagtcacactGGGATAAAGATTAGGAAAATGGGGAAGAAGTTGGAGCTTTACAGACTGACGAGCCTTGGGGGAAGCCAGGCAATACTCTTGATTGCACCCCCTTTTCCTGCCCCCCCATTCCCTAGGTATGCGCTGGCATCTCATTTTTTCTGGGGTCTGTGGTCCATCCTCCAGGCATCCATGTCCACCATAGAGTTTGGCTACTTGGTAAGCAGCTCATCGGGTGGGCATGTTGGGTGGGGCTTGAGGAGAGCACTGGTCATGTCCTCCAGCAAATCCAGGCAGCCCCCGGTGGCTGTGGGCAGAACGCAGCAGGTATGGCTCCTGCTTCCAGCCTTGTTGCTGCTCTGCATTGCCGTTCCCTTCCTTAGGAGTATGCCCAGTCTCGCTTCCAGCTCTACCTCCAGCAGAAGGAGCAGCTGGCCAGTTGCCACCCGTCGTCTTGACTACCCAGCCCCACCTCCGATTCCTCCTGCAGCCTCCAGGGCAGGACCTTGGAGAGAGGGGCAAAGAAGAAGAGACCCCAGAGACTGGGCTGTGCCTCTTAAGTGAGACTGCTGTTAAAATAGCTGACCTCTGTCCCCCTGTTTTGAGTAGTTGCCCAGGGTGGGCGTCTGGGAACCCCTGGGACCGTGTAcctaaataaatgaatttcttcACAAATACAAACCGAGGGATGCAGATTTAAGTGGTTTCTCTTTAGTGCACCATGCTTAAAAATAGCGAGGGGTCCGTCCGTTCCACGCATTGAGATTTCCTATCCCATAATATTCCCAGGCTCAAGTTAACAAGTAACAAATACTGACTTGGGGAAGAAGACTGGAGTGGGTGGGGCAACAGCGGGCCCTGGATGTGATTGTCAACCTTGAGCCCTGAAATTAGGGAAAAGGCTGCACAGCTGACTCCTGGTGACCTTTTCCCTACATTCGGCTATTTTTAGCACTGATGCAACCATGCTCACGTGAGACCCTCTACTCCCCAGTCCCAGACCTTCCAGCAACCTTCAGCAGGCTTGTGGGAACCCTGCCCACCTCTCCTAGGTGCCCCCCCAAAAAGGAGGGGGTTCTGGTTTCCGCCCATATCTGTTTTCTCCACCCCAATTTGGGAGTGGGTGTCAAGTTCCCAGTGACAGCAGGGCGGGGCCAGGCCTGAAGGACGTGGGGACATGGGCCAGAGTGGCCAGACCCATACACCGACTGAAGCAAACCTGAGCTGTGAGTGGGGGACCAGCACAGGGAGGCCAGCCGGACCCAGAGCCATTCCATCCCACAACTCTTCGCCTTTACTGTCGGCCGAGCTTTCTGAGCGAGGACTGTGCTGGGTGCATCTAAACCTAGGCTCTCTCCAGGCCCACTCCTTTCCCTGGGCGTCTTTCCCGGACCCCAAACCGCCCTTCGCCGCCCTTGGGGTACCTGGAGTCCGACTCCTGCACCATTGCAGATAGGCCTGTCCGGAACCCCACGAGGGTTCTGCGGCTGCAGCGGCGGTTAGCCAGGCTTGGGAGGGCCCAGTGGGGCGCGTAGCGTTGGAGCACGGGCGGGTTTGGGGGGTGGTCGCAAGGGGAGCCGGCAAGGGGTGTGGGGAGAGCGAGGACCAGATGGGGCGGTGGGGGCGGAGCCTCAGCTAGAGGTGGATgggcgggggcggggctgggCTGAGGGCACTAAGCACCTTCTGCCCCTACCCTTAGGTGCTGACTAAATCCCGGGATGGCGGAAGCACACCAGGCAGTAGCTTTCCAGTTCACTGTGACCCCTGATGGGGTCGACTTCCGGCTTAGTCGGGAGGCTCTGAGACACATCTATCAGTCTGGAATCAACTCCTGGAAGAAACGCCTTATTCGAATTAAGGTGTGGGAATAGGTGGTTCTCGGGGTCTCTTTTTTTCCCAGCAGGTGCCTAGGCAGAAGCCACCTGTCCGCAGTTAGTCTCCTTGTCAGGGGCTGTTTCCGCCTCTGGCCAGCAATACTGCTGGTTCTAGACAGGGTCCAATAGGTCCGGCAGGATCGTGAAGAAGATGGGATGGGACATAGGATGTAGATGTGAGCggaggaagaaaacagtgaatggttgaggcaggaccaggagcCCTTTCTCAGGACTTCCTGGGCGCCGAATTACATTTTCTCACTCCACAAAGATGCctgtttctccccacctcccacagaATGGCATCCTAAGGGGTGTGTACCCTGGCAGCCCCACCAGCTGGCTTGTTGTTGTCATGGCAACAGTTGGTGCCAATTACTGCAAGGTGGACATCTCCATGGGGCTGGTGTGTTACATCCAGAAATACCTCCCTGACAGGTAAGGCACCTGAAAGACACCAGTTTCAGGAAAAAGAGCCAAGACTGTTCCCAAGGCCAGGATTCCCGTAGAGGACAGATACAGGAAGGCAGCCATTGGCAGCCAAGGGGCCCTCTCACACGTCGGACTACATCTCTCGGTTCCAAGGCCCTTTGTCTACTTGATGCACTCGGACCTGTGTGCACCCAGCGAGGTCTTTTCCATTCATGACTTCTCCAAGAGAGTTTACAGCCATCAACTGCAGTTAGAATTCCCCAAAAGATGAGCTCAAAGGGATACCTTGAAGCCTGCCTCCTTCTCCAATAGGTATGGCCCCTGTGGGACCCCACAGACCCGGGACCTCCTCAGCATGGTCATCTTCTCCACTGGCATCTGGGCGACAGGCATTTTCCTATTCCGGCAAACCCTGAAGCTGCTTCTTTCCTACCACGGGTGGATGTTCGAGATGCACAGCAAGACCAGCCATGCCACCAAGATCTGGGCTGTGAGCAGAAGCACCGGAGGGGGCAGGCATCTGGGGAATCTCATTTGGGGTGCCGAGCAAGAAGGGAGAGGCACACTGGACAAGAGTGCCTGGTGCACGTTTGTCCTGAGGGAGCTGGGATGGTCCCGAGGACTTGGTCATCTTCTAGTTTGTGTTCATTCTTCCTGCTAAGTCCCACCCCAACACTGTACTCTGTACCTTTAGATCTGTGTTCGCCTTCTGTCCAGTCGTCGGCCCATGCTCTATAGCTTCCAGACATCTCTGCCTAAGCTTCCCGTACCCAGTGTGCCAGCCACGATTCAGCGGGTAAGAGCCCGAGTATCAAAGAGCACAAAGTCCCGGCTTCAGAGGACCAGCCCAAACTTATCAGGACTGTTTTCCACAAATGGCTGGCTTGAGAAGAATGGGGTCTGGTTGAGGAGAGGTTGTAAGAAGGTTAATGTGGCGGTGTAGCCATCGTCATGATAATAATTTGGCTGGACAGTACCTGGATTCCGTGCGGCCCTTATTGGATGATGAAGAATATTACCGCATGGAGACACTGGCCAAAGATTTCCAGGACAACACCGCCCCCAGACTGCAGAAATACCTGGTTCTCAAGTCATGGTGGGCAACTAACTATGTAAGTTTGTCCTGACGGTCTTGCTCTTATCCACATGTCCTTGATTCGCCCTCCTCAGCTCTAACCTGCACCTGACCCCCCACAGGTCAGCGACTGGTGGGAAGAGTACGTCTACCTCCGAGGCAGGAGCCCCATCATGGTGAACAGCAACTATTATGCCATGGTAAGAACCAGAGCCTCCTAGGGCTCCTGTGTgcccagctctgtccccagctctgGAGCAAGGATCTAGAGGCCATCCCAGAGCCTTTGCCTCGGTTTCCATGGGTGAGTGGGGGTTAGGGAGTGAGGcctgagggaaagagaaaggaaggaaagatcctGGCACAGCAGTCCAGAGCCGGCCTGGGTGGTAGGGACCGTGACAAGAGGAAGAATTCTGAGACACCACTGAATTTCTCAGGCCGGTTATACCATACCCCATTGCTTCCTAACTCCTGGCCTCTCAGGCACAGGTTCTCAGCTATCTTGACATCATTTTCAGAGAGCTTCTTAAAACATACTTTGCTGTTGTCCCATTGTAAGTGAGACCACAGGATGACTAGCAGCTTCTTTTAGTACTAAGTCACTGTCTGCCTCACTTCGCGTGACTGGCGTCTATATACTGGTGACAGGTAGCTGATCTTCCTGCTGCCCAGGGCCGTTTCCCCTGATGTCTAAAACACACACTGCTAACCTCCTGGAATTCCGCCCATCCATGGGCTGTCTTTCTGGCAGTTTGCCACCTGTCCAAATCAAggatttgtttttgctgttttgtggtAGAACCCCCTTGAAGCAAAACAAGCAGAGTATGAATGGGCAGAGAACAGTTCTGGTCGGAGCTGGAGCCTGTCAGTTACACATTTCTGCAAGTTCATCCTGACGTGATGTAGGATGGAACATAGACAGGGGACACAATCCCTCAAGCCCCTGAAGTTTCCTCAGGCTAGTGAGACTCAGGTGACACCCACACAGAGGAGCCCAGCCTACAGACTCTGCTCTGTCTGTAGGACTTTGTGCTTATCAGGAACACGAATGTTCAAGCCGCACGACTGGGAAACGTTGTCCACGCCATGATCATGTATCGCCGCAAGCTGGACCGTGAACAGATCAAACCTGTGAGTTCCATTAGGGTGAAGGGGGGGTAAGGAAAGGAGGTCTGAGACTAAGCCATGCTGGGCCTTCCTCCCAGGTCATGGCACTGGGCATGGTACCCATGTGCTCCTACCAGATGGAGCGGATGTTCAACACTACACGCATCCCAGGCAAGGAAACAGGTACGGGGCTACGGCGAGGCCTCCATAAAAGGAGTCCTCCCCTCCCGGNNNNNNNNNNNNNNNNNNNNNNNNNNNNNNNNNNNNNNNNNNNNNNNNNNNNNNNNNNNNNNNNNNNNNNNNNNNNNNNNNNNNNNNNNNNNNNNNNNNNNNNNNNNNNNNNNNNNNNNNNNNNNNNNNNNNNNNNNNNNNNNNNNNNNNNNNNNNNNNNNNNNNNNNNNNNNNNNNNNNNNNNNNNNNNNNNNNNNNNNNNNNNNNNNNNNNNNNNNNNNNNNNNNNNNNNNNNNNNNNNNNNNNNNNNNNNNNNNNNNNNNNNNNNNNNNNNNNNNNNNNNNNNNNNNNNNNNNNNNNNNNNNNNNNNNNNNNNNNNNNNN is a window from the Microtus ochrogaster isolate Prairie Vole_2 chromosome 15, MicOch1.0, whole genome shotgun sequence genome containing:
- the Chkb gene encoding choline/ethanolamine kinase isoform X4; protein product: MECFQRAAWNSTSHPLTTLIGYWVQSRPLKTQELRDPVLSGAIATKMARFHGMEMPFTKEPHWLFGTMERYLKQIQDLPSTGLPQMNLLETYSLKDEMGNLRKLLDATPSPVVFCHNDIQEGNILLLSEPENDDSLMLVDFEYSSYNYRGFDIGNHFCEWVYDYTHEEWPFYKARPTDYPTRGQQLHFIRHYLAEVQKGQIRSEEEQKKLEEDLLIEVSRYALASHFFWGLWSILQASMSTIEFGYLVSSSSGGHVGWGLRRALVMSSSKSRQPPVAVGRTQQVWLLLPALLLLCIAVPFLRSMPSLASSSTSSRRSSWPVATRRLDYPAPPPIPPAASRAGPWREGQRRRDPRDWAVPLK
- the Chkb gene encoding choline/ethanolamine kinase isoform X2 produces the protein MLATEPPAQCGRGAPRGATTTVWGHPAGCRLVGIRECYVRHSCREVTRAPTLWSVSRGPPGTVPPSYWVQSRPLKTQELRDPVLSGAIATKMARFHGMEMPFTKEPHWLFGTMERYLKQIQDLPSTGLPQMNLLETYSLKDEMGNLRKLLDATPSPVVFCHNDIQEGNILLLSEPENDDSLMLVDFEYSSYNYRGFDIGNHFCEWVYDYTHEEWPFYKARPTDYPTRGQQLHFIRHYLAEVQKGQIRSEEEQKKLEEDLLIEVSRYALASHFFWGLWSILQASMSTIEFGYLVSSSSGGHVGWGLRRALVMSSSKSRQPPVAVGRTQQVWLLLPALLLLCIAVPFLRSMPSLASSSTSSRRSSWPVATRRLDYPAPPPIPPAASRAGPWREGQRRRDPRDWAVPLK
- the Chkb gene encoding choline/ethanolamine kinase isoform X3 produces the protein MAADGTGVAGGGAAGGCLTKDSLQDAKCPAAIPRRRRASSLSRDAQRRAYQWCREYLGGAWRRARPEELSICPVSGGLSNLLFRCSLPNHLPSVGEEPREVLLRLYGAILQGVDSLVLESVMFAILAERSLGPQLYGVFPEGRLEQYLPSRPLKTQELRDPVLSGAIATKMARFHGMEMPFTKEPHWLFGTMERYLKQIQDLPSTGLPQMNLLETYSLKDEMGNLRKLLDATPSPVVFCHNDIQEGNILLLSEPENDDSLMLVDFEYSSYNYRGFDIGNHFCEWVYDYTHEEWPFYKARPTDYPTRGQQLHFIRHYLAEVQKGQIRSEEEQKKLEEDLLIEVSRYALASHFFWGLWSILQASMSTIEFGYLEYAQSRFQLYLQQKEQLASCHPSS
- the Chkb gene encoding choline/ethanolamine kinase isoform X1, whose translation is MAADGTGVAGGGAAGGCLTKDSLQDAKCPAAIPRRRRASSLSRDAQRRAYQWCREYLGGAWRRARPEELSICPVSGGLSNLLFRCSLPNHLPSVGEEPREVLLRLYGAILQGVDSLVLESVMFAILAERSLGPQLYGVFPEGRLEQYLPSRPLKTQELRDPVLSGAIATKMARFHGMEMPFTKEPHWLFGTMERYLKQIQDLPSTGLPQMNLLETYSLKDEMGNLRKLLDATPSPVVFCHNDIQEGNILLLSEPENDDSLMLVDFEYSSYNYRGFDIGNHFCEWVYDYTHEEWPFYKARPTDYPTRGQQLHFIRHYLAEVQKGQIRSEEEQKKLEEDLLIEVSRYALASHFFWGLWSILQASMSTIEFGYLVSSSSGGHVGWGLRRALVMSSSKSRQPPVAVGRTQQVWLLLPALLLLCIAVPFLRSMPSLASSSTSSRRSSWPVATRRLDYPAPPPIPPAASRAGPWREGQRRRDPRDWAVPLK